In one window of Canis aureus isolate CA01 chromosome 25, VMU_Caureus_v.1.0, whole genome shotgun sequence DNA:
- the LOC144297665 gene encoding taste receptor type 2 member 8-like, with translation MAGTMKNVFMMIFAGEFIMGILGNGFIILVNCIDWIRSWKFFLIDFILTCLAISRIFLLCIIMLDIGLDIICKEIWYYDNQLITFEVLWTGCNYFCTICTMCLSVFYFLKIANSSNPIFFWLKRRIHRLLLIIVLGAVFYFCLSLLLKDIVFKNMIKTKVNTDSNVTLNFTARKYDLLTSHIFLNMLFVIPFAVSLASFVLLIHSLWNHTRRMKGIDSGDLITEAHVRAMKFMISFLLFFFIYYLSNIIIYFAYVVLDSLVAKIFANILVFSYPSGHPFLLILWNCKLKQASLYVLRKLKWCMNLRKPAYIKHT, from the coding sequence ATGGCAGGCACAATGAAGAATGTATTTATGATGATTTTTGCCGGAGAATTCATAATGGGGATTTTGGGAAATGGATTCATTATATTGGTTAACTGTATCGATTGGATCAGGAGCTGGAAGTTCTTCCTGATTGACTTCATTCTTACCTGCTTAGCCATTTCCAGGATATTTCTGCTGTGCATAATAATGTTAGACATAGGTCTAGATATAATTTGTAAGGAAATATGGTACTATGATAATCAACTGATAACCTTTGAAGTCCTCTGGACAGGATGCAATTATTTCTGCACAATCTGTACTATGTGCCTCAGTGTCTTCTACTTCCTCAAGATAGCCAACTCTTCCAATCCCATTTTCTTCTGGCTAAAACGGAGAATTCACAGACTGCTTCTCATTATTGTCCTGGGAGCAGTCTTCTATTTCTGCTTGTCCCTGCTTTTGAAGGATATAGTATTTAAGAACATGATCAAAACCAAGGTAAACACTGATAGCAATGTGACATTAAATTTCACAGCgagaaaatatgatttattaaCTTCTCATATATTCCTGAACATGCTATTCGTCATCCCCTTTGCAGTGTCTCTGGCTTCCTTTGTCCTTTTGATCCATTCCTTATGGAACCATACCAGGCGGATGAAGGGCATTGATTCTGGGGATCTTATCACAGAGGCCCATGTAAGAGCCATGAAGTTTATGATTTCATTCCTGCTCTTCTTCTTTATATACTATTTGAgcaatattataatatattttgccTATGTTGTTCTGGATAGTCTGGTGGCAAAAATTTTTGCTAATATATTAGTATTTTCCTATCCTTCTGGCCATccatttcttctgattttatgGAACTGCAAATTGAAACAGGCTTCTCTCTATGTCCTAAGGAAGCTGAAGTGGTGCATGAATCTAAGGAAACCCGCATACATAAAGCATACCTGA